In one Rhinopithecus roxellana isolate Shanxi Qingling chromosome 1, ASM756505v1, whole genome shotgun sequence genomic region, the following are encoded:
- the EPM2AIP1 gene encoding EPM2A-interacting protein 1: MWMTPKRSKMEVDEALVFRPEWTQRYLVVEPPEGDGALCLVCRRLIVATRERDVRRHYEAEHEYYERYVADGERAALVERLRQGDLPVASLTPEERAARAGLGLCRLLALKGRGWSEGDFVYQCMEVLLREVLPEHVSVLQGIDLSPDITRQRILSIDRNLRSQLFNRARDFKAYSLALDDQAFVAYENYLLVFIRGVGPELEVQEDLLTIINLTHHFSVGALMSAILEALQTAGLSLQRMVGLTTTHTLRMIGENSGLVSYMREKAVSPNCWNVIHYSGFLHLELLSSYDVDVNQIINTISEWIVLIKTRGVRRPEFQTLLTESESEHGERVNGRCLNNWLRRGKTLKLIFSLRKEMEAFLVSVGATTVHFSDKQWLCDFGFLVDIMEHLRELSEELRVSKVFAAAAFDHICTFEVKLNLFQRHIEEKNLTDFPALREVVDELKQQNKEDQKIFDPDRYQMVICRLQKEFERHFKDLRFIKKDLELFSNPFNFKPEYAPISVRVELTKLQANTNLWNEYRIKDLGQFYAGLSAESYPIIKGVACKVASLFDSNQICEKAFSYLTRNQHTLSQPLTDEHLQALFRVATTEMEPGWDDLVRERNESNP, from the coding sequence ATGTGGATGACGCCCAAAAGAAGCAAGATGGAAGTCGACGAGGCTCTAGTTTTCCGGCCCGAGTGGACCCAGCGGTATTTGGTGGTGGAGCCTCCGGAGGGCGACGGGGCCCTGTGCCTGGTCTGTCGCCGCCTCATCGTAGCTACCCGCGAACGCGACGTCAGGCGCCACTACGAGGCTGAGCACGAATACTACGAGCGGTATGTGGCGGACGGAGAGCGCGCGGCCCTGGTGGAGCGTCTGCGTCAGGGCGACTTGCCCGTGGCTTCGCTCACTCCTGAAGAGAGAGCTGCTCGTGCAGGCCTCGGGCTCTGCCGCCTCTTGGCCTTGAAGGGTCGCGGCTGGAGTGAGGGGGACTTTGTATACCAGTGTATGGAGGTATTGCTGAGAGAGGTACTGCCCGAGCATGTAAGCGTCTTGCAAGGCATTGATTTATCTCCAGATATCACAAGGCAGAGGATCCTGAGCATTGACAGGAATCTACGCAGCCAGCTTTTTAACCGAGCCAGGGACTTTAAAGCCTATTCTCTTGCCTTGGACGACCAGGCTTTTGTGGCCTATGAGAACTACCTCCTGGTCTTTATCCGCGGGGTAGGCCCTGAGCTGGAGGTGCAAGAAGATCTTCTGACCATAATCAACCTGACTCATCATTTCAGTGTTGGTGCGCTCATGTCGGCAATCCTAGAGGCCCTGCAGACAGCAGGGCTTAGCTTGCAGAGAATGGTTGGACTGACTACGACCCATACTTTGAGGATGATTGGTGAGAACTCAGGACTCGTCTCATACATGAGAGAAAAGGCTGTAAGCCCCAACTGTTGGAATGTGATTCATTATTCAGGATTTCTTCACTTGGAACTGTTGAGCTCCTATGATGTAGATGTTAATCAGATCATAAATACCATATCCGAATGGATAGTTTTGATTAAGACCAGAGGCGTTAGGCGACCTGAATTTCAGACTTTACTAACTGAATCTGAATCAGAGCATGGCGAAAGGGTTAATGGACGATGTCTGAACAATTGGCTTAGGAGAGGGAAAACTTTAAAACTAATATTCTCtctaagaaaagaaatggaagcttTCTTGGTTTCAGTAGGGGCAACAACAGTCCACTTCTCAGACAAACAATGGCTTTGTGACTTTGGCTTCTTGGTGGACATTATGGAACACCTTCGAGAACTCAGTGAAGAATTACGAGTTAGTAAAGTCTTTGCTGCTGCTGCCTTTGACCATATTTGTACTTTCGAAGTTAAGCTGAATTTATTTCAAAGACATattgaggaaaaaaatctaacagACTTTCCTGCCCTCAGAGAAGTTGTTGATGAGCTAAAACAGCAAAATAAGGAAgatcaaaaaatatttgatcCTGATAGATATCAAATGGTGATCTGTCGTCTACAAAAAGAATTTGAGAGGCATTTTAAGGACCTCAGGTTCATTAAAAAGGACTTGGAACTTTTTTCAAATCCATTTAACTTTAAACCTGAATATGCACCTATTTCAGTGAGGGTGGAGCTGACAAAACTTCAGGCAAACACCAATCTTTGGAATGAATACAGAATCAAAGACTTGGGGCAGTTTTATGCTGGATTGTCTGCTGAATCTTACCCAATTATCAAAGGGGTTGCCTGTAAAGTCGCATCCTTGTTTGATAGTAACCAAATCTGCGAAAAGGCTTTTTCATATTTGACACGAAACCAACACACTTTGAGTCAGCCATTGACAGATGAGCATCTCCAAGCCCTGTTTCGGGTTGCCACAACTGAAATGGAGCCGGGTTGGGATGATCttgtgagagaaagaaatgaatctaATCCATAA